The proteins below come from a single Corvus moneduloides isolate bCorMon1 chromosome W, bCorMon1.pri, whole genome shotgun sequence genomic window:
- the LOC116437377 gene encoding transitional endoplasmic reticulum ATPase, producing MDELQLFRGDTVLLKGKKRREAVCIVLSDDTCSDEKIRMNRVVRNNLRVRLGDVISIQPCPDVKYGKRIHVLPIDDTVEGITGNLFEVYLKPYFLEAYRPIRKGDIFLVRGGMRAVEFKVVETDPSPYCIVAPDTVIHCEGEPIKREDEEESLNEVGYDDIGGCRKQLAQIKEMVELPLRHPALFKAIGVKPPRGILLYGPPGTGKTLIARAVANETGAFFFLINGPEIMSKLAGESESNLRKAFEEAEKNAPAIIFIDELDAIAPKREKTHGEVERRIVSQLLTLMDGLKQRAHVIVMAATNRPNSIDPALRRFGRFDREVDIGIPDATGRLEILQIHTKNMKLADDVDLEQVANETHGHVGADLAALCSEAALQAIRKKMDLIDLEDETIDAEVMNSLAVTMDDFRWALSQSNPSALRETVVEVPQVTWEDIGGLEDVKRELQELVQYPVEHPDKFLKFGMTPSKGVLFYGPPGCGKTLLAKAIANECQANFISIKGPELLTMWFGESEANVREIFDKARQAAPCVLFFDELDSIAKARGGNIGDGGGAADRVINQILTEMDGMSTKKNVFIIGATNRPDIIDPAILRPGRLDQLIYIPLPDEKSRVAILKANLRKSPVAKDVDLDFLAKMTNGFSGADLTEICQRACKLAIRESIESEIRRERERQTNPSAMEVEEDDPVPEIRRDHFEEAMRFARRSVSDNDIRKYEMFAQTLQQSRGFGSFRFPSGNQGGAGPSQGTGGGSGGNVYSEDNDDDLYG from the exons ATGGATGAACTGCAGCTGTTCAGAGGAGACACTGTCCTgctaaaaggaaagaagagaagagaagcagtCTGCATTGTTCTGTCAGATGATACCTGCTCAGATGAGAAGATTCGCATGAATAGGGTTGTTCGAAACAACTTGAGAGTGCGCTTGGGTGATGTCATCAG CATCCAGCCTTGCCCAGATGTGAAATATGGCAAACGTATCCACGTGTTACCAATTGATGACACAGTAGAAGGGATCACAGGGAATCTGTTTGAGGTCTATCTCAAGCCATATTTCCTGGAAGCTTACAGACCCATCAGGAAAG GTGACATCTTCTTGGTGCGTGGAGGGATGCGTGCAGTGGAGTTCAAAGTGGTGGAGACAGATCCAAGCCCGTACTGCATAGTGGCTCCGGACACAGTGATCCATTGTGAGGGAGAGCCCATCAAACGAGAG GATGAAGAGGAGTCACTGAATGAAGTGGGCTATGATGACATTGGTGGCTGCCGGAAGCAGCTGGCTCAAATCAAAGAGATGGTGGAACTTCCCCTCCGACACCCTGCTCTCTTCAAGGCCATAGGGGTGAAG CCTCCCCGTGGGATCCTGCTGTATGGTCCTCCTGGCACTGGTAAAACACTGATTGCCCGAGCGGTGGCCAATGAAACAGGggctttcttcttcctgatcAATG GTCCCGAGATCATGAGCAAGCTGGCTGGTGAGTCTGAGAGCAACCTGAGGAAAGCCTttgaagaagcagagaagaatgCTCCTGCCATCATCTTCATTGATGAACTGGATGCCATTGCTCCTAAAAGAGAGAAG ACACACGGAGAGGTGGAACGTCGCATTGTGTCTCAGCTGCTGACTCTTATGGATGGACTGAAACAGAGAGCACATGTGATTGTTATGGCAGCCACCAACAGACCTAACAGCATTGACCCAGCTCTCAGGCGATTTG GTCGTTTTGACAGAGAGGTAGATATTGGTATCCCAGATGCCACCGGGCGCCTGGAAATCCTGCAGATTCACACAAAAAATATGAAACTGGCTGATGATGTGGATCTGGAACAG GTGGCAAACGAGACCCATGGCCATGTTGGTGCTGACTTGGCTGCTCTTTGCTCAGAAGCTGCTCTTCAGGCTATCAGAAAGAAGATGGATCTCATAGACCTAGAAGATGAAACCATCGATGCTGAAGTGATGAACTCGCTGGCTGTGACCATGGATGACTTCAGG TGGGCTCTGAGCCAGAGCAACCCATCCGCTCTTCGGGAGACTGTGGTGGAGGTGCCACAAGTTACCTGGGAAGATATTGGTGGTCTAGAAGATGTAAAAAGAGAACTCCAGGAACTTGTACAG tATCCTGTGGAACACCCAGACAAATTCCTCAAATTTGGCATGACCCCATCAAAAGGGGTTCTGTTCTATGGGCCACCTGGTTGTGGTAAGACACTCCTGGCCAAAGCCATTGCTAATGAATGCCAGGCAAACTTCATTTCCATTAAGGGGCCGGAATTGCTCACCATGTGGTTTGGTGAGTCTGAAGCCAACGTGCGCGAGATCTTTGACAAA GCTCGCCAAGCAGCCCCGTGTGTGCTCTTCTTTGATGAGCTGGACTCCATTGCCAAGGCCCGAGGTGGGAATATCGGCGACGGTGGCGGTGCTGCAGATCGTGTCATCAACCAGATCCTAACTGAGATGGATGGAATGTCCAccaagaaaaatgtcttcatcATCGGTGCCACCAACAGGCCAGACATCATTGACCCAGCCATCCTGCGCCCCGGCCGCCTGGATCAGCTCATCTACATCCCCCTGCCTGATGAAAAGTCCCGGGTTGCAATTCTTAAGGCCAATCTGAGGAAATCACCAGTTGCCAAG gATGTTGACCTGGATTTCCTAGCTAAGATGACCAATGGCTTTTCGGGGGCTGACCTGACAGAAATTTGCCAGCGTGCCTGCAAACTGGCCATCCGCGAATCCATTGAGAGTGAGATCAGGCGAGAGCGTGAGAGGCAGACCAACCCTTCTGCCATG gaagtGGAGGAGGATGACCCAGTTCCCGAGATCCGCAGGGATCACTTTGAGGAGGCCATGCGCTTTGCTCGCCGCTCTGTCAGTGACAACGACATCAGGAAATATGAGATGTTTGCGCAGACCCTACAGCAGAGCCGTGGCTTTGGCAGCTTCAG